From a region of the Paenibacillus lutimineralis genome:
- a CDS encoding CHAP domain-containing protein, with translation MKKKILLVLTFILLISIFGGLMYFYKVTREVGKVVDEYKGVPVYNNGIVYQKDYGRNFSDDGYYYGQKWQCVEFVKRFYYDAKDHKMPDVYGNAKDFFDDRVLQGQINTKRNLIQYRNGDNEKPQQDDLIVFNDTKFGHVAIITQVTNDYIEVIQQNIFGKPREQFTIQNVDGKWFVGNEKKPAGWLRKL, from the coding sequence TTGAAGAAAAAGATTTTGTTAGTTTTAACTTTTATTCTTCTTATCAGCATATTTGGTGGTTTGATGTACTTCTATAAAGTTACCAGAGAAGTCGGAAAAGTCGTGGATGAGTATAAAGGTGTTCCAGTTTATAACAATGGTATTGTTTATCAAAAAGATTATGGTAGAAATTTTAGTGACGATGGATATTATTATGGACAAAAATGGCAATGTGTTGAATTTGTGAAACGTTTTTATTACGATGCAAAAGATCATAAAATGCCAGATGTCTATGGCAACGCAAAGGATTTTTTTGATGATCGTGTTCTACAAGGACAAATAAATACTAAAAGGAACTTGATACAATATAGAAATGGTGATAATGAGAAGCCTCAACAAGATGATTTAATTGTATTTAATGATACTAAATTTGGACACGTTGCTATTATTACACAAGTTACAAATGATTATATTGAAGTTATTCAACAAAATATTTTTGGGAAACCAAGAGAACAATTTACAATCCAAAATGTAGACGGTAAGTGGTTTGTTGGTAATGAAAAAAAGCCGGCTGGTTGGTTAAGAAAGTTATAG
- a CDS encoding alpha/beta hydrolase, with protein sequence MKPSESHPAMIFYHGAGFTNNKVNTSQFQHHAAHFASLGITTVLAEYRPLEIEGLFSPIESLKNAKSVIRWTRQNSRDLGINPNKIITVGASAGGYLCLCAAMIDQFNDPMDNLYISSKPNAMILFNGGVDSKLLADLFPDLKEPLLSASPIKEVKEGLPPSLFFHGTEDKNIPIEDVSNFIDRMTERGNNSKLISFEGLGHGFFNYGNMDNEPYEKTLKETEEFLRQIDFLG encoded by the coding sequence ATGAAGCCAAGTGAAAGTCACCCTGCTATGATATTTTATCATGGAGCAGGTTTTACAAATAACAAAGTAAATACAAGTCAATTTCAACATCATGCTGCACACTTCGCATCACTTGGAATAACTACTGTACTTGCCGAGTATCGTCCATTAGAAATCGAAGGGCTATTTTCTCCAATAGAGAGCCTTAAAAATGCGAAATCTGTAATCCGATGGACAAGGCAGAATTCTAGGGATCTTGGTATTAATCCGAACAAGATTATAACTGTGGGAGCTTCAGCAGGAGGATATTTATGTTTATGCGCTGCGATGATTGATCAGTTTAATGATCCAATGGATAACTTATATATTAGTTCTAAACCGAATGCGATGATTTTATTTAATGGTGGAGTTGACTCTAAATTACTTGCAGACCTTTTTCCAGATTTGAAAGAACCATTATTATCTGCTTCTCCTATTAAAGAAGTGAAGGAAGGCTTGCCACCCAGTTTATTTTTTCATGGGACCGAAGATAAGAACATACCGATAGAAGATGTAAGCAATTTTATAGATAGAATGACAGAGAGAGGTAATAACTCAAAACTAATATCATTTGAAGGGCTAGGGCATGGATTTTTTAATTATGGGAACATGGACAATGAACCATATGAAAAGACTCTTAAAGAAACAGAGGAATTTCTAAGACAAATAGATTTTCTGGGGTAA
- a CDS encoding MerR family transcriptional regulator: MNTYKTTEIAHSIGIHPNTVRLYEELGLIPKPERKANGYRVFTDFHLEQLKFARTALKVEVLQNSLRKQAIDIIKTSSARNFNKAIHLTKRYYQQIKREQRNAEEAIAITEKLLLGENQGLSNANLTRKEAADLLQISMDALRNWEMNGLLTVKRKQNGYRVYSDEDIKKLKIIRSLRCTNYSLAAILRMLNALSSDPNVDIREAIDTPEETDDIISVCDKLLTSLQYAKKNARMMLAHLEEMKKQFTTNPTF; encoded by the coding sequence ATGAATACGTACAAAACAACCGAAATAGCGCACAGCATTGGAATCCATCCTAACACTGTGCGGCTTTATGAGGAACTTGGACTCATTCCAAAACCGGAACGGAAAGCGAATGGGTATCGTGTTTTTACAGATTTCCATCTGGAGCAGCTTAAATTTGCGAGAACAGCTCTAAAAGTTGAGGTTTTGCAAAACAGTCTTCGAAAACAAGCAATTGATATTATTAAGACGTCGTCTGCTAGAAATTTTAACAAAGCTATTCATCTGACGAAGCGTTATTACCAACAAATAAAAAGAGAACAAAGAAACGCCGAAGAAGCTATAGCGATTACAGAAAAACTGTTGTTAGGCGAAAACCAAGGACTGAGCAACGCCAACTTAACCAGAAAAGAAGCGGCTGACCTTCTGCAAATCTCCATGGACGCCTTAAGAAATTGGGAAATGAATGGTTTATTGACTGTGAAACGAAAGCAAAATGGTTATCGCGTTTATTCTGATGAGGATATCAAGAAGCTGAAAATTATACGTTCTTTACGCTGCACGAATTATTCCCTTGCCGCAATCTTACGGATGCTAAATGCTTTATCCAGTGATCCCAACGTGGACATACGAGAGGCAATTGATACACCCGAAGAAACGGACGACATTATCTCCGTATGCGATAAACTGCTTACATCCCTGCAATACGCCAAGAAAAACGCTCGAATGATGCTCGCTCACCTGGAGGAAATGAAAAAGCAATTTACTACAAACCCTACATTTTAA
- a CDS encoding NUDIX domain-containing protein, whose translation MELRQLATAYIFKEEKLLMIKKSKSRLYNNEFWSGLGGHLEPDELNDPKTACYREILEESGIKESELLDLKLRYILIRIKENEIRQQYVYIGETLKNQIVASYEGELEWLAIHEVLSKHISRINRGMLEHYLVHRDSECIYVGVITMGEKQEPVMQWSELRDPMIF comes from the coding sequence ATGGAACTTCGTCAGTTGGCTACTGCCTACATCTTCAAAGAAGAGAAATTGCTGATGATAAAGAAATCTAAAAGTCGCTTGTACAATAATGAGTTTTGGAGTGGGCTGGGAGGACATCTTGAGCCTGATGAGTTGAACGATCCTAAAACAGCATGTTATAGAGAGATCTTAGAAGAGTCAGGGATAAAAGAGTCAGAACTATTAGATTTAAAGCTGAGATATATACTTATTAGAATAAAAGAAAATGAGATTAGGCAACAGTATGTTTATATTGGCGAGACACTAAAAAATCAGATTGTTGCTTCTTATGAAGGAGAACTAGAGTGGCTAGCTATTCATGAGGTACTGTCGAAACATATTTCAAGGATAAATCGAGGAATGTTAGAGCATTATCTAGTACACAGAGATAGCGAGTGTATTTATGTAGGCGTAATAACAATGGGAGAGAAACAAGAACCAGTAATGCAGTGGTCAGAGTTAAGAGATCCTATGATCTTTTAG
- a CDS encoding ABC transporter ATP-binding protein — METTIKVENLSKSYANVKAVDHLNLSICRGEVFGLLGANGAGKSTTIECILGTKKQDSGTVSILGMDPQKERKKLFEKVGVQFQEANYQEKIRVSELCEVTASLYKTAKEYASLLHQFGLSDKLKSYVSELSGGQKQRLFIVLALIPNPEVVFLDELTTGLDARARRDVWKSLADLKAKGLTILLTSHFMDEVEALCDNIMILKKGSSIFYGTVQEAIAASPHKKFEDAYLWYTDEEERR; from the coding sequence GTGGAAACAACGATCAAGGTAGAAAACTTGAGCAAGTCTTACGCCAACGTCAAAGCAGTTGATCATCTAAATCTTTCGATTTGTCGTGGTGAAGTGTTCGGCTTGCTAGGCGCAAACGGTGCAGGCAAAAGCACCACCATTGAGTGTATATTAGGTACCAAAAAACAGGACAGCGGTACGGTGTCCATATTGGGAATGGATCCGCAAAAAGAACGAAAAAAACTGTTTGAGAAGGTCGGTGTTCAATTTCAAGAAGCCAATTACCAAGAGAAGATAAGAGTATCGGAACTTTGTGAGGTCACTGCATCTCTTTACAAAACGGCTAAGGAATACGCGAGCTTGTTACATCAATTTGGACTTTCCGACAAGCTGAAAAGCTATGTAAGCGAGCTTTCGGGAGGACAGAAGCAACGACTGTTCATCGTTCTTGCGTTAATTCCAAACCCTGAGGTCGTATTTTTAGACGAATTGACTACCGGGCTTGATGCGAGAGCAAGACGGGATGTATGGAAAAGCCTAGCTGATTTAAAAGCGAAAGGGTTGACCATCCTGTTGACCTCTCACTTCATGGACGAGGTGGAAGCTCTTTGTGACAATATCATGATTCTGAAAAAGGGGAGTAGTATTTTTTACGGGACAGTACAGGAAGCGATTGCGGCCAGTCCTCATAAGAAATTTGAGGATGCATATCTTTGGTATACAGACGAGGAGGAAAGAAGATGA
- a CDS encoding ABC transporter permease: MRAFRALLKTESKLSLRGMDMFIFALCMPVVVVIILGAVFGNKPAFDGAAYTFLEQSFGAVATIAICAGGVMGLPLVVSDYRSRRILKRFKVTPTSPALILAVQVVIYAIYSIASLILVYMTAIIFLGYQFHGSWLQFLGAYLLVMLSMFSIGLLVGGLAPNMKIASAVASLLYFPMLIFSGATLPYEVMPAALQKVSDILPLTQGIKMLKAASLGMPMDSVIIPVVVMIVLTVICMGISLRFFKWE; this comes from the coding sequence ATGAGAGCATTTAGGGCATTGCTCAAAACAGAGTCTAAACTGTCTCTTCGCGGGATGGACATGTTCATCTTTGCGCTCTGCATGCCTGTCGTCGTAGTGATCATTTTAGGTGCAGTTTTCGGTAATAAGCCAGCTTTCGATGGCGCAGCTTATACCTTCCTGGAACAATCCTTTGGAGCGGTGGCGACGATTGCAATATGCGCTGGAGGAGTTATGGGACTTCCTTTAGTGGTGTCCGATTACCGAAGCAGGAGGATACTAAAACGCTTTAAGGTAACGCCGACTAGTCCCGCTCTTATACTAGCCGTACAAGTTGTCATTTATGCGATTTATTCCATTGCTTCACTTATCCTTGTTTATATGACTGCAATCATTTTTTTGGGTTATCAATTTCATGGCTCATGGCTACAATTTTTAGGCGCATACTTACTGGTCATGTTGTCCATGTTCAGCATAGGATTACTGGTGGGTGGACTGGCGCCAAACATGAAAATAGCGAGTGCTGTAGCCAGTCTGCTATATTTTCCAATGCTTATTTTCTCTGGTGCTACCTTGCCTTATGAAGTTATGCCTGCGGCGCTTCAAAAAGTGTCCGATATATTACCGCTGACACAGGGCATTAAGATGTTGAAAGCCGCTTCACTTGGCATGCCAATGGATAGTGTCATCATTCCTGTGGTTGTGATGATTGTACTTACAGTGATATGTATGGGTATTTCTCTTCGCTTCTTCAAATGGGAATAA
- a CDS encoding GNAT family N-acetyltransferase → MKLIRIEPIDKSNWEEALSISLLRSQEKLVPSVIESLAWAYIKPWDEAFDPYILRKEDKVFGFFYLSYTPNSTNNYWIGGFQIDKEYQGTGLGSQSLRRIVEFIQETHRQCEVISLTIESTNDHARKLYEKLGFVNQDRENQDGEIIYKLKLK, encoded by the coding sequence ATGAAATTAATTCGTATAGAACCTATTGATAAAAGTAATTGGGAAGAAGCTCTCTCGATATCTTTACTCAGATCACAAGAGAAGCTTGTACCCTCTGTAATCGAATCTTTAGCATGGGCTTATATAAAACCGTGGGATGAGGCTTTTGATCCATATATTTTGCGTAAGGAAGATAAGGTATTTGGATTTTTCTATCTTTCCTATACACCAAATAGTACGAATAATTACTGGATCGGTGGTTTTCAAATAGACAAAGAATATCAAGGGACTGGATTAGGGTCACAATCTCTTAGAAGAATAGTAGAATTTATTCAAGAAACGCACAGACAATGCGAAGTAATATCTCTAACAATCGAAAGTACTAATGATCATGCTAGAAAGCTTTACGAGAAATTAGGATTTGTAAATCAAGACAGAGAGAATCAAGATGGCGAGATAATATATAAACTAAAATTAAAATAG
- a CDS encoding GrpB family protein — translation MKVRLRDFSEDWIRLYHEEANFLKTILNEEIVQFEHFGSTSVPGMKAKPVIDMMCIVKNIRKIDLFNEKMRSLGYDVAGEWGVPGRRLFRKGGENRTHHIHFYEIDNPHIERHLIFRDYLRAHPQEVERYSRFKEELAQRFENTSEYSTAKKTFVMEMEQLALTWFTETQQQISKSGSFREYKTLDESERTDYNWIQS, via the coding sequence ATGAAGGTTAGATTAAGGGACTTCAGTGAGGATTGGATTAGGCTTTATCATGAAGAAGCTAATTTTCTGAAAACCATATTAAACGAAGAGATTGTACAATTTGAACATTTTGGAAGCACCTCGGTTCCAGGAATGAAAGCAAAACCTGTGATTGACATGATGTGTATTGTCAAAAACATCAGAAAAATTGATTTATTTAACGAAAAGATGCGTTCTCTTGGTTATGATGTTGCTGGGGAATGGGGGGTCCCAGGAAGAAGGTTATTCCGCAAAGGTGGAGAGAATAGAACCCATCATATACATTTCTATGAAATTGATAATCCTCATATCGAACGCCATCTCATATTCAGAGACTATTTAAGAGCTCATCCCCAAGAGGTTGAAAGATACAGTCGATTTAAGGAAGAATTAGCCCAACGTTTTGAAAATACGAGTGAATATAGTACAGCAAAGAAGACGTTTGTGATGGAAATGGAGCAACTTGCTCTTACCTGGTTTACAGAAACTCAACAACAGATATCTAAGTCTGGGTCATTTCGTGAATACAAAACGTTAGACGAAAGTGAAAGGACTGATTACAACTGGATTCAATCATAG
- a CDS encoding amino acid deaminase/aldolase — protein MRDYRYYKEVCTGLPMPFAFVDLDLLQQNIQSVLHLANGKKVRIASKSIRSVDVLRRILQANAQFQGIMCFTVPEALYLAQQGFTDLLLGYPASDARLLASIAMHQREGCSITLMVDCETHVEQAEAAAAKYGVRLPLCVDIDMSIDVPGLHFGVWRSPIRSTAAALSLIERIAQSKHVVLDGLMGYEAQVAGLGDRVPGQALKNAIVRLLKRRSIREAAVRRAELVAAIERLGIPPLRFVNAGGTGSLHTSSVEPTVTEVTAGSGFYSPGLFDHYRDFNFLPAAGYAIEIVRQPRGDLYTCLGGGYMASGAAGSDKLPRPYLPQGTALLAMEGAGEVQTPIRYNGLEELKLGDPIFMRHSKAGELCERFAHLYYISNGSVVGKTTTYRGDGLCFL, from the coding sequence GTGCGTGATTATCGTTACTATAAAGAAGTCTGCACTGGGCTTCCGATGCCCTTTGCCTTCGTTGATCTGGATCTGTTGCAGCAGAATATTCAGAGTGTTCTTCACCTTGCGAATGGGAAAAAAGTCCGCATTGCGAGTAAATCGATTCGCTCTGTTGATGTGCTTAGGCGCATTCTGCAGGCAAATGCGCAGTTTCAAGGGATCATGTGCTTTACGGTGCCTGAAGCACTCTATCTCGCGCAGCAAGGATTCACCGACTTGCTGTTAGGCTACCCTGCGTCGGATGCACGACTGCTCGCGTCCATCGCCATGCATCAGCGTGAAGGGTGCAGCATCACGCTGATGGTCGACTGCGAGACGCATGTCGAGCAGGCGGAAGCGGCAGCCGCCAAATATGGTGTGAGGCTGCCGCTCTGTGTGGACATCGATATGTCGATCGATGTCCCGGGGCTGCACTTCGGCGTATGGCGCTCGCCTATACGCTCTACAGCTGCGGCGCTCAGCCTCATCGAGCGCATCGCGCAGTCGAAGCACGTTGTTCTCGACGGGCTCATGGGTTACGAAGCGCAGGTCGCAGGATTAGGCGATCGCGTGCCTGGGCAAGCGCTGAAAAACGCGATCGTGCGGCTGCTCAAGCGCCGTTCAATCCGTGAAGCCGCTGTACGGCGGGCCGAGCTGGTCGCTGCGATCGAGCGCCTGGGAATTCCTCCGCTGCGGTTCGTGAATGCAGGCGGCACGGGCAGCTTGCATACAAGCAGCGTGGAGCCGACCGTCACCGAGGTTACAGCGGGCTCGGGGTTCTATTCGCCCGGTCTGTTCGACCACTACCGGGACTTCAACTTCCTACCCGCTGCAGGGTATGCGATCGAGATCGTGCGTCAGCCGCGGGGCGATCTCTACACTTGCTTAGGCGGTGGATACATGGCTTCGGGCGCTGCAGGCAGCGACAAACTGCCACGACCATACCTGCCGCAAGGAACGGCACTTCTTGCGATGGAAGGGGCGGGCGAAGTCCAGACGCCGATCCGCTACAACGGGCTAGAGGAGCTGAAACTCGGCGATCCGATATTCATGCGTCATAGCAAAGCAGGAGAGTTATGTGAACGATTCGCACATCTCTACTATATTTCAAATGGCAGTGTCGTTGGCAAGACAACGACATATCGGGGGGACGGACTATGCTTTCTGTAA
- a CDS encoding GNAT family N-acetyltransferase encodes MEISLFKSGLNEASIIHEMQIKAFMPLLEKYQDYETSPANESVERIIDRLNQPFTDYYIIKISNNPVGAIRIVKYENKTYRVSPIFILPEYRGKGIAQKVFSIIENMYNDARNWELDTILQEQGNCYLYEKLGYKKTGEIKQINDKMTIVFYNKRMI; translated from the coding sequence ATGGAGATTTCTTTATTCAAATCAGGTCTTAATGAAGCATCGATTATTCACGAGATGCAGATCAAAGCCTTTATGCCGCTGTTAGAAAAATATCAGGATTATGAAACCAGCCCTGCTAATGAATCTGTGGAGCGAATAATAGATCGATTAAATCAACCATTTACGGATTATTACATTATAAAAATATCTAATAATCCCGTAGGTGCAATTAGAATTGTAAAGTATGAGAATAAGACCTATCGAGTCAGCCCTATATTTATTTTGCCTGAATATCGAGGCAAAGGAATTGCCCAAAAAGTATTTTCGATTATCGAAAATATGTATAACGATGCGAGAAATTGGGAGTTGGATACAATATTGCAAGAGCAGGGTAATTGTTATCTTTATGAAAAGTTAGGTTATAAAAAAACGGGGGAAATAAAGCAAATTAACGATAAAATGACCATTGTATTTTATAATAAACGTATGATTTAG
- a CDS encoding GNAT family N-acetyltransferase, translating to MNIEIAQINKDQKELFLNLYNFYLYDLSEYTGEELRDEGMFDPTNTYLYLERSELFPYFIKKNGRVIGFVLVCSPPFVDENIDFAIQELFVLRKYRGKNIAKQAVQLVLGTLEGIIRVEQLKVNNSAVRFWNKFYEEHNILKLSEKEESITIEGLEGIHTIIKQDFRIS from the coding sequence ATGAATATTGAAATTGCTCAAATTAACAAAGATCAGAAAGAATTATTTTTGAACCTATACAATTTTTATCTATATGACCTATCTGAATATACAGGTGAAGAACTAAGAGATGAAGGAATGTTTGATCCGACTAATACTTATTTATATCTTGAACGTAGTGAGTTGTTTCCTTACTTTATTAAGAAAAACGGTAGGGTTATTGGATTTGTGTTGGTATGTTCACCTCCATTCGTAGATGAAAATATAGATTTTGCTATACAGGAGTTATTTGTTTTAAGGAAATATAGAGGAAAGAATATTGCCAAACAAGCAGTTCAATTAGTTTTAGGAACATTAGAGGGGATAATTAGAGTAGAACAGTTAAAGGTAAACAATTCGGCAGTTAGATTTTGGAACAAGTTCTATGAGGAACATAACATTTTAAAGTTATCAGAGAAAGAAGAGTCTATTACGATTGAGGGATTAGAAGGTATCCATACCATAATTAAACAAGATTTTAGAATCTCATAA
- a CDS encoding phosphotransferase, with translation MHSKIMLINNSTINLENKIEQIITCIQFIYENQTVELVSITCDDIGYKTPNFTTSAILRLHGLVKLYDELKPWCVILKIIKPDSEEKDNFVHHNYWRREALVFESGVLKELPNSIYTAKSYLVEEQQDGTIWLWMEYVEGEYAYTIEQFSYIARQLGRFNGAYLEGAKKLPEHEWICRAWLKSWTTASRKYAPNMEAYVSRISIENIQSTWAWYQEVLKNIDSLLDSLQHLPRVLAHQDLSQMNMLLVTKESSESHLVLIDWQFMSISGIGEDLGKLCGVNMSLGTIPPSQYQMFQNSLFTSYIEGLREMGWQGDARVAQYGFCLSTALRSVWEVPQFFSILSKLEEEPNNTKLREKLNQLDSIIKIHKKLIEEAILLREVSA, from the coding sequence ATGCACTCCAAAATTATGTTGATAAATAATTCTACCATTAATTTAGAGAATAAGATTGAACAGATCATAACTTGCATTCAATTCATTTATGAAAATCAAACTGTTGAACTTGTATCAATAACTTGTGATGATATTGGTTACAAAACCCCGAATTTCACAACATCTGCTATATTACGTTTGCATGGTCTAGTGAAGTTGTACGATGAATTGAAGCCCTGGTGCGTTATCTTAAAAATCATTAAACCAGACTCAGAGGAAAAAGATAACTTTGTACATCACAACTATTGGCGACGTGAAGCGCTTGTTTTTGAGTCAGGAGTTTTAAAAGAACTTCCTAACTCTATTTACACGGCAAAAAGCTATTTGGTTGAAGAACAACAAGATGGTACCATTTGGCTCTGGATGGAATATGTTGAGGGCGAATATGCGTATACAATTGAGCAATTTTCATATATTGCCCGGCAATTAGGCAGGTTTAATGGGGCTTATCTGGAAGGAGCAAAAAAATTACCTGAACATGAGTGGATATGCAGGGCATGGCTCAAGTCATGGACGACTGCAAGTCGCAAGTATGCTCCAAATATGGAGGCGTATGTAAGTCGGATATCAATAGAAAATATTCAGAGTACGTGGGCTTGGTATCAAGAGGTGCTCAAAAATATTGACTCATTATTAGACTCGCTCCAACATTTACCACGTGTACTGGCACATCAAGATTTAAGTCAGATGAATATGTTGCTCGTCACGAAAGAATCAAGTGAAAGTCATCTCGTGTTAATCGACTGGCAGTTCATGAGTATCTCGGGTATTGGCGAAGACTTGGGCAAATTATGTGGGGTGAATATGAGCCTGGGAACTATTCCACCTAGTCAATATCAAATGTTTCAGAACTCTTTATTTACTTCGTACATAGAAGGATTGCGAGAAATGGGGTGGCAGGGAGACGCAAGAGTGGCCCAGTATGGATTCTGTTTAAGTACTGCTCTAAGAAGTGTTTGGGAGGTCCCACAATTCTTTTCGATACTTTCTAAATTAGAGGAAGAACCAAACAATACTAAGCTTAGAGAAAAACTTAACCAGCTTGATAGCATTATTAAGATACACAAAAAATTGATTGAAGAGGCGATTCTCTTAAGAGAAGTATCAGCTTAA
- a CDS encoding acylphosphatase translates to MIVFKKLRNKYVIWHANRVKIPKFTPSIIVRKKAIFSGRVQKVGFRLEIYCIARRMKLTGWVRNLNNGSVEAELQGEESQINFLVNCMRSLKRASVKKLTIIDLPIREGEESFTIVE, encoded by the coding sequence ATGATTGTTTTTAAGAAATTAAGAAATAAATATGTAATTTGGCATGCAAATCGTGTTAAGATTCCAAAATTTACACCAAGTATTATAGTCAGAAAAAAAGCGATTTTTTCTGGAAGGGTACAAAAGGTAGGATTCCGCCTGGAAATATATTGTATTGCTCGAAGAATGAAATTAACTGGATGGGTGAGGAATTTAAATAATGGAAGTGTGGAAGCAGAATTACAAGGTGAAGAGTCCCAAATTAATTTTCTGGTCAATTGCATGCGGTCATTGAAAAGGGCGTCTGTAAAGAAATTGACAATAATTGATCTGCCTATTAGAGAGGGCGAAGAAAGCTTTACAATAGTGGAATAA
- a CDS encoding D-arabinono-1,4-lactone oxidase, with protein MLSVNLKERNTKVWHNWSGLVRGLPRSVVYPVSIEEVVGIVKACAAEGRKLRVVGSGHSFTRLVQTDDVLVSLDQLQGVIAVDSEKGIAEVWGGTKLDRLGKELHAYGVAQENLGDINAQSIAGAISTGTHGTGERLGSLATQVVGLTVVTAAGEILECSAPQDEELFRAMQVSLGMFGIIVKMKLRVVPSYALRYTSSKMPLSQCLEQLDLLKRENRHFEFYWFPYTDITQVKLTNKTDEVPGTPNRWSYWKVMLMENALFWLLSECCRFIPRLCKPISRLSATAVPDVQEVGYSHRIFATPRLVRFNEMEYSVPADRMRTVLEEIRDAVDRYQFAVHFPIECRYVQGDDIWLSPANGRDSGYIAVHMYRGMEYADFFTKVEEICRRNGGRPHWGKMHTMRAEQLCRLYPKWDAFLRLRQELDPSGVFLNPYLAEMLQQSEQAH; from the coding sequence ATGCTTTCTGTAAACTTGAAGGAGCGCAATACGAAAGTATGGCACAATTGGTCAGGACTCGTACGCGGATTGCCGAGAAGCGTTGTATATCCGGTCAGCATAGAAGAGGTGGTCGGGATTGTTAAGGCATGCGCCGCCGAAGGACGGAAGCTGCGTGTCGTCGGATCCGGACATTCATTTACAAGGCTCGTCCAGACCGATGATGTATTGGTCTCTTTGGATCAATTGCAGGGTGTGATTGCTGTTGATTCGGAGAAGGGGATTGCCGAGGTGTGGGGTGGAACAAAATTGGACCGTCTCGGAAAAGAATTGCATGCCTATGGGGTCGCGCAAGAGAATCTGGGCGATATTAATGCACAATCCATTGCAGGAGCGATCAGTACAGGAACACATGGGACAGGGGAGCGGCTTGGGAGCCTCGCAACGCAAGTAGTGGGTTTGACGGTAGTGACAGCGGCAGGAGAAATCCTTGAATGTTCAGCCCCGCAGGATGAAGAACTTTTTCGGGCAATGCAGGTGTCACTAGGGATGTTCGGGATTATCGTGAAGATGAAGCTTCGTGTTGTACCTTCGTACGCTCTCCGCTATACAAGCAGCAAAATGCCACTATCCCAATGCCTTGAGCAGCTCGATCTACTCAAAAGGGAAAACCGTCATTTCGAGTTTTATTGGTTCCCTTATACGGATATCACTCAAGTAAAACTGACCAATAAGACGGATGAGGTTCCCGGAACGCCAAACCGCTGGAGTTACTGGAAAGTCATGCTGATGGAGAATGCGCTGTTCTGGTTATTGTCAGAGTGCTGTCGTTTCATACCACGCCTTTGTAAGCCAATAAGCCGATTATCAGCAACAGCCGTACCGGATGTGCAGGAGGTGGGGTATAGTCACCGTATTTTCGCGACGCCGCGGCTCGTTCGATTTAATGAAATGGAGTACAGTGTCCCGGCAGACCGCATGCGAACTGTACTTGAGGAAATACGCGATGCAGTAGATCGGTACCAATTTGCTGTTCATTTTCCAATCGAATGCCGTTATGTCCAGGGAGACGATATATGGCTCAGTCCGGCGAACGGACGTGATTCTGGCTATATCGCGGTACATATGTACCGTGGGATGGAGTATGCTGACTTTTTTACCAAAGTAGAGGAGATCTGTAGACGGAATGGCGGGAGACCTCATTGGGGCAAGATGCACACGATGCGCGCGGAGCAGCTATGTAGGTTATATCCGAAGTGGGATGCATTTCTTCGCCTTCGTCAAGAGCTTGATCCTTCGGGCGTATTCTTGAACCCTTACTTGGCAGAAATGCTGCAACAGAGCGAGCAGGCGCACTAG